CATGTCCTTCCACGATCCTGGAAGGGTAGAGGTGTTGGGCGGCGTCAACCTACCGATGGTGGTGCGATTGGGTTGTTTGGCGGGCAAAGAATTCACCCTCGAAGAAGCGGCGCGCTGGTTGCGGGACAAAGGACGTTCGAGCATTCAGGCCAGCTGCGACCTGCAGCCTCGCCGGCCGACCTCGGCGAGCCCCTGCGACGAACCGCCGCGAGAAAGAGCTTCCGAGACGGTCGGATGATCGAGCGGCGGATTGAAGTCATCAACCGTCTGGGACTCCACGCCCGGGCGGCTGCAAAGCTAGTTCACCTTACCGGCACCTTCGAAAGTGACGTGCAGCTCATCATCGACGGTGACGAGGTGGACGCCAAGAGCATTCTGGGAATTCTGATGCTGGGCGCGGCCCAGGGCACCATTCTCGACGTGCGCTGCGACGGCGGCGACGAGGAGGAGGCCTTGGAGGCCGTATGCGATCTTTTTGCTCAACGTTTTGGAGAGGAGAGCTGAAATGGGTGGCCGGGAGCGGGTGATCAAGGGATTGGGAGTCGCCGAAGGCATCGCCATCGGCCGGGCCGTGTGCATCGAGACTCGGGTCGGCGAGATCTACCGCTTCCCGCTGGCGGAGCATCAGCTGGAGGCCGAAGTGGATCGCCTGCACCGGGCGGTGGAGCGGGCCAACCAAGAACTCCAGAACATCTCCGGTCACACCGCCGGCGAGCTCCGTCAAGAGCTCAGCGGAATTCTCGACGCCCATGCCCTCCTGCTCAAGGACCAGGCTCTGCTGGACAAAGTCGTGCGGCGCATTCAGGAAGAACACGTCAACGCCGAGTGGGCGGTGCACCGCACCACCAGCGAGCTGGCGGCCCGCTTCGATACGCTGGATGACGAATACCTGCGGGAGCGCAAACAGGACATCCTCGACGTCGGCCAGTACCTGCTGCGGGCCCTCCAGGGCATCGCTCATCACGAGCTGTCGGAAATCGAAGGCGACATCATTCTGGTGGCGGACGATCTGCCACCCTCGGAAGCCGTGCGCCTCGGCCGGGAACGAGTCCTGGGCTTCGCCATCGGCTCCGGCGGCCGCACCTCCCACACCACCATCATCGCCCGCTCCCTGAAGGTGCCGGCGGTGGGTGGATTGGAAGGGGTCACCGCCGAGGTGACCGACGAGGACCCGGTGATCATCGACGGTGGGGGAGGGCAGATCATCCTCCACCCGACGCCGGAGACCCTGGCGGAATACCGCCGCCGCCAGCGCAAGCTGGTGGAGAAGGACCGCCAGCTGATGGCCACCCGCGACCTGGCCACCGTCACCCTCGACGGAGTCTCCATCCAGCTGATGGCCAATATCGACCTGCCGGAGGAGATCGAAGACACCGTGGCGGTGGGAGCCGCCGGCATCGGTCTCTACCGCAGCGAGTTCCTGTACATCGAGAAGAGCCCCGAGATGCCCACCGAGGAAGACCATCTCGACATCTACAAGCGGCTCGCCGAGGCGGTGGCGCCGCACCCGTTGGTCATCCGCACGTACGACCTGGGCGGCCGCAAGCTGGCCAAGGAAATGATGGAAGCGGGGGGCGAGAACCCAGTCCTCGGCATGCGCGGCCTGCGCCTGACCATGGCTCGGCCGGAGATGTTCCGGACCCAGTTGCGAGCCGTCTTCCGCGCGGCCCGTCACTACGAGGTCTGGCTGATGCTGCCCCTGGTGGCCGCGGTGGAGGAAGTGCGGGAATTTCGTGCCTTCGCCGATCAGGTCTTGGACGAGCTCGAGGCGGAAGGGCGGGAATGCAGCCGCGACTATCGGCTGGGGGTGATGATCGAGGTCCCCTCGGCGGCCTTCGTCGCCGACCACCTCGCCCGGGAAGTCGATTTCTTCTCCATCGGCACCAACGACCTGATCCAATACTCCCAGGCGGTGGACCGCAACAACGAGCAGGTCGCCCATCTCTACCGGCCGCTTCATCCCGGCCTTCTTCGCATGCTACGCTTCATCATCGAGAGCGCCAGGAACGCGGGGATCGAGGTCAGCCTATGCGGTGAAATGGCCGCCGACCCGACCATCGCTCCTCTGCTCGTCGGCCTCGGGATGCGCCGCCTGTCGGTGAGCCCGCGGCTGGTGCCGGTGATCAAGGCCCAGCTTCGTCGACTCTCTGCCAAGGAATTGGCGGAAGTGGCAGAACGCTGCCTGGAGATGAGCACCGCCGACGAGGTGGGGGAGTACCTCACCGACTTCCTCCGGCGCCGAGCGCCGGAAGATCCTCCCACTGGAGAGATCGTGCTCGAAGAATCGCAATCCAGCCCCGCCGATGGCGAGGCGTCGTCCATACCCGCCGGACACAGGAACTCCTGACCATGAAAGCGCCGATTCGCAAGGTGGACAAGCCCTGGGGCTACGAGCTGATCTTCGCCCACACCGACAACTACGCGGGCAAGATTCTGCACGTGGACCCGGGCCATGCCCTCTCGCTGCAGTACCACGAGCAAAAGGACGAGACTCTCTTCCTACAGTCCGGCGAGGTGGACATCCAAATTCAGGACGGCGACGACGGCCTGGTCTCCCACCGCATGACCGCCGGCGAGTCCTTCCACATCCGCCCCGGCGTGCGCCACCGCATGGTCGCCGGCGCTGCCGGCTGCGACATCATCGAGGTGTCCACGCCGCAGCTCGATGACGTGGTGCGCCTGGAAGATCGTTACGGCCGTGTCTGACTACAAGCATCCCAAGCTCCTTCCATCGCTGCTGGCCTGCGGCCTGCTGACGAGTTGGAGTTGGGGCTGCACTCCGCCGGCACCGCCGCCCACGACGCCGCCCCCCTACGTTCCTCCCACGGTCTCCCCACCGAGGGACGCGGGTACCGTGGTCGAGGATGAGGAGGGCGAAGGAGCCAGGGATCGCGACGACGCTCCGGCGGTGATTCCGCGGGTGGTGGAGATCAACCCTCGTGCTCCCGGCGACGACGGAACGCCCCTGACGCTGGTGGAAGCGGCGGAAGCCGAGAGACGCCGCCGCAGCCGCGAGACGGATCGGGAACCCATCGCGGTGATCACCAACGACAACCTCAAGGAGCTGGGCGAAGGCGTCGAGCTGACCTTTGTGGAAGAGGATCCCGACGCTGCGGCGGAAGCCGCCGACGTTACGGATCGGGAAGCGGCGGAGGCCTATTGGCGGGACCGTATCTACGAGGCCCGACTGGCGCTCCGCCAGGCGGTAGACGAGAAGGCCGAGGTCGAGGAGGAAGCTGCCCGGCTCCGCCGCCGCTTCTATTCCGAGGACGACCCCTTCGTCCGCGACGGCCGGATCAAGCCCGAGTGGGATCGCGCCTTGGACCGCCTGCGGGAGCTGGACCGCGACATCCTGGCCCATCGTTTGGAGGTGGACTCGCTGCTCGAGGAAGCGCGAGCCGCCGACGCCGAGCCCGGCTGGCTGGATGCGGGCGCCGAGCTCGAACCAAGCTTTGACGACGAGGAGGAAGTACCTCCCGGCGAGCTGCCGGCCCACGAGGTGCTCGACCCTCCCACCGACGACGGAACCTGATTATGAGCTCGCTCAACGTTTTGGAGCCCGCCGCCGCGCCGCCGCGGCGCAGCCGCTCCCAGCGCTACTACATCGAGACCTGGGGTTGCCAGATGAACGAGCTGGACAGCCAGCGCATGGCTGGCCAGCTGATGTCCCAGGGCCTCCTGCCCACCCGCGATCCCCGCGATGCGGACGTCATCCTGCTCAACTCCTGCAGCGTCCGGGAGAAGGCCCAGAACAAGGTCTACTCGCGGCTGGGGGAGTACCGCCGATTCAAGGACCACAACCCGGACCTGCTGGTGGGGCTGTGCGGCTGCGTAGCCCAGCAGGAGGGCGAGCGCGCCCTGCGCCGAGTCTCGGATCTGGACTTCGTCCTCGGCCCGGCCCGGGTCGGGGAGCTGCGTTCCGTCCTCGACCGTCGCCGCGGCGGTGAGCGAGTGGTGGCCACAGGCTTCCCGGAGCAGCGCAACTACGAATTCGACGCCATCGACCGGGACGGCCTGTACAAGGGCATGGTGACCATCATCGAGGGCTGCAACAAGCGTTGCACCTTCTGCATCGTCCCCAGCACCCGAGGTCCGGAGCGCTGCCGCCCCTTCGAGGAGATCCTCGAGGAGGTGCGCCATCTGCTGAGCTTCGGCTTCGTGGAGATCGAGCTTCTGGGGCAGACGGTGAACCATTGGCAGGACCCGCAGCAGGACCTGGATTTTGCCGACCTGCTGGATGCCGTGGCGCGCCTGGAGGGCCTGAAGCGCCTGCGCTTCGTGACCTCCTATCCCCGAGACTTCACACCGGCGATGGTGGAGCAATTCGCCCGCCATCCGAATATCTGTCCCTACCTGCACCTGCCGGTTCAGTCGGGGTCGGATCGCGTCCTGAAGCGCATGGGCCGCGGCTACGAGGTCGCCCCCTACCGCGAGCTCCTGGCTTCGATCCGCGAGGCCAGGCCGGAGATCGCCCTGTCGACGGATCTCATCGTCGGCTTCCCGGGGGAGACGGAAGAGGATTTTCGTCAGACTCTGGAGCTGGTGGAGGAGGTCCGCTACGCGTCGATCTTCGCGTTCAAGTACTCCCCCCGCCCGGGCACCGCGGCACCGCGGCTCAAGGATCCGGTGGACGACGCCGACGCCAGCCGCCGGTTGCAGGAGCTCTTCGATCTGCAGAACTCGATTCAGCTGGAGATCCACCAGCAGATGGTGGGGGAGCGGCACGAGATCCTGGTGACCAGCGGGGTGCGCGAGGACGGCACGCAGATGGGCCGCACGCCCTGCCACCGCATCGTCCACTTTCCGGTGGCGGAAGCGCCGGTCTCCCCCGGCTCACTGACGGAGGTTGAGATCGTCCACGGAGGCCCCCACAGCCTCCGCGGCACCTTGACCGCTCCGCCCCCCGCTGCTTCCCCGGAAGGCGCCGAGGCCGGCCTGAGAGGCTCCTCAGGGCTCCCCGTCCTTCGCGGTTGATCGGCTTGATCCGGTCTCCGGCCTTCGCTCCCTA
This portion of the Acidobacteriota bacterium genome encodes:
- a CDS encoding PTS sugar transporter subunit IIA, with translation MKILLLSHGNLARELLAAARTIAGELPDFEALPLDWSQGSEEIRRHISETLAEIDDGSGVLILADVFGATPCNAAMSFHDPGRVEVLGGVNLPMVVRLGCLAGKEFTLEEAARWLRDKGRSSIQASCDLQPRRPTSASPCDEPPRERASETVG
- a CDS encoding HPr family phosphocarrier protein, whose translation is MIERRIEVINRLGLHARAAAKLVHLTGTFESDVQLIIDGDEVDAKSILGILMLGAAQGTILDVRCDGGDEEEALEAVCDLFAQRFGEES
- a CDS encoding cupin domain-containing protein, encoding MKAPIRKVDKPWGYELIFAHTDNYAGKILHVDPGHALSLQYHEQKDETLFLQSGEVDIQIQDGDDGLVSHRMTAGESFHIRPGVRHRMVAGAAGCDIIEVSTPQLDDVVRLEDRYGRV
- the ptsP gene encoding phosphoenolpyruvate--protein phosphotransferase, with amino-acid sequence MGGRERVIKGLGVAEGIAIGRAVCIETRVGEIYRFPLAEHQLEAEVDRLHRAVERANQELQNISGHTAGELRQELSGILDAHALLLKDQALLDKVVRRIQEEHVNAEWAVHRTTSELAARFDTLDDEYLRERKQDILDVGQYLLRALQGIAHHELSEIEGDIILVADDLPPSEAVRLGRERVLGFAIGSGGRTSHTTIIARSLKVPAVGGLEGVTAEVTDEDPVIIDGGGGQIILHPTPETLAEYRRRQRKLVEKDRQLMATRDLATVTLDGVSIQLMANIDLPEEIEDTVAVGAAGIGLYRSEFLYIEKSPEMPTEEDHLDIYKRLAEAVAPHPLVIRTYDLGGRKLAKEMMEAGGENPVLGMRGLRLTMARPEMFRTQLRAVFRAARHYEVWLMLPLVAAVEEVREFRAFADQVLDELEAEGRECSRDYRLGVMIEVPSAAFVADHLAREVDFFSIGTNDLIQYSQAVDRNNEQVAHLYRPLHPGLLRMLRFIIESARNAGIEVSLCGEMAADPTIAPLLVGLGMRRLSVSPRLVPVIKAQLRRLSAKELAEVAERCLEMSTADEVGEYLTDFLRRRAPEDPPTGEIVLEESQSSPADGEASSIPAGHRNS
- the miaB gene encoding tRNA (N6-isopentenyl adenosine(37)-C2)-methylthiotransferase MiaB, with the translated sequence MSSLNVLEPAAAPPRRSRSQRYYIETWGCQMNELDSQRMAGQLMSQGLLPTRDPRDADVILLNSCSVREKAQNKVYSRLGEYRRFKDHNPDLLVGLCGCVAQQEGERALRRVSDLDFVLGPARVGELRSVLDRRRGGERVVATGFPEQRNYEFDAIDRDGLYKGMVTIIEGCNKRCTFCIVPSTRGPERCRPFEEILEEVRHLLSFGFVEIELLGQTVNHWQDPQQDLDFADLLDAVARLEGLKRLRFVTSYPRDFTPAMVEQFARHPNICPYLHLPVQSGSDRVLKRMGRGYEVAPYRELLASIREARPEIALSTDLIVGFPGETEEDFRQTLELVEEVRYASIFAFKYSPRPGTAAPRLKDPVDDADASRRLQELFDLQNSIQLEIHQQMVGERHEILVTSGVREDGTQMGRTPCHRIVHFPVAEAPVSPGSLTEVEIVHGGPHSLRGTLTAPPPAASPEGAEAGLRGSSGLPVLRG